From Camelina sativa cultivar DH55 chromosome 7, Cs, whole genome shotgun sequence, one genomic window encodes:
- the LOC104700709 gene encoding putative cyclic nucleotide-gated ion channel 15 has translation MGYGNTRSVRFQEDQEVVHGGESGVKVKFKINGTQIKNVKMMSKGKSLKAKVLSRVFSEDFERVKTKILDPRGQTIRKWNKIFLVACLVSLFVDPLFFFLPVMRNEACITIGIRLEVVLTFIRSLADAFYIAQILIRFRTAYIAPPSRVFGRGELVIDSRKIAWRYLHKSFWIHLVAALPLPQVLIWIVIPNLRGSPMTNTKNVLRFIIIFQYVPRMFLIFPLSRQIIKATGVVTETAWAGAAYNLMLYMLASHVLGACWYLLAVERQEACWRHACNIEKPICQYRFFECRRLEDPQRNTWFEWSNITTICKPGTKFYEFGIFGDAVASGVTSSKFINKYFYCLWWGLKNLSSLGQNLATSTYAGEILFAIIIATLGLVLFALLIGNMQTYLQSTTMRLEEWRIRRTDTEQWMHHRQLPPELRLAVRKYDQYKWLATRGVDEEALLISLPLDLRRDIKRHLCFDLVRRVPLFDQMDERMLDAICERLKPALCTEGTFLVREGDPVNEMLFIIRGHLDSYTTNGGRTGFFNSCLIGPGDFCGEELLTWALDPRPVVILPSSTRTVKAICEVEAFALKAEDLQFVASQFRRLHTKQLRHKFRFYSHQWRTWAACFIQAAWRRHKKRKDKSELRAKEEFHYRFEAATARLAVNSRKFTRSGSDSGMMSSIQKPVEPDFSSE, from the exons ATGGGTTATGGTAACACAAGATCTGTGAG atttcaagaagatcaagaagtgGTTCATGGAGGTGAATCTGGAGTTAAAGTCAAGTTCAAAATCAATGGAACTCAAATAAAGAATGTGAAGATGATGAGTAAAGGGAAGTCTTTGAAAGCCAAAGTACTCTCTAGAGTGTTTTCTGAGGATTTTGAGAGAGTGAAGACCAAAATACTCGATCCTCGCGGACAAACGATAAGAAAATGGAACAAGATTTTTCTCGTAGCATGTTTGGTTTCTCTATTCGTCgaccctttgttttttttcttaccgGTCATGAGAAATGAAGCATGTATCACCATTGGGATCAGACTTGAAGTGGTTCTTACATTCATTAGATCTTTAGCTGATGCTTTTTACATCGCTCAGATTCTTATACGTTTTAGAACAGCTTATATCGCACCTCCTTCTCGTGTATTCGGTAGAGGAGAGCTTGTGATTGATTCAAGAAAGATTGCTTGGAGATATCTCCATAAAAGCTTTTGGATTCATCTCGTTGCTGCTTTACCTTTACCTCag GTTTTGATTTGGATTGTAATCCCAAATTTAAGAGGCTCACCAATGACAAACACTAAAAACGTTCTTAGATTCATCATCATTTTCCAGTATGTTCCAAGGATGTTCTTAATATTCCCGCTATCTCGCCAGATCATTAAAGCCACCGGTGTTGTTACAGAGACCGCTTGGGCAGGAGCCGCCTACAACCTTATGTTATATATGCTAGCAAGCCAT GTTTTAGGAGCTTGTTGGTATTTGCTTGCAGTAGAGAGACAAGAGGCTTGTTGGAGACATGCTTGCAACATCGAGAAACCGATTTGTCAATACAGATTCTTCGAGTGCAGGAGACTGGAGGATCCACAAAGAAACACTTGGTTTGAGTGGAGCAATATAACAACAATATGTAAACCTGGAACTAAGTTTTACGAGTTTGGCATATTCGGAGATGCAGTAGCCTCAGGTGTTACTTCATCAAAGTTTATCAACAAGTACTTTTACTGTCTCTGGTGGGGCTTAAAGAACCTAAG CTCTTTGGGACAAAACCTCGCCACAAGCACTTACGCTGGGGAAATCCTCTTCGCCATCATCATTGCAACACTCGGGCTTGTTCTGTTTGCATTGCTTATTGGAAATATGCAGACATATTTACAATCAACCACAATGAGGCTTGAAGAGTGGAGGATAAGAAGGACAGATACAGAACAGTGGATGCATCATAGACAACTCCCTCCAGAGCTAAGACTAGCCGTAAGAAAATACGATCAATACAAGTGGTTAGCCACACGAGGAGTCGATGAAGAAGCTTTGTTGATAAGTCTTCCTCTTGATCTCCGAAGAGATATCAAACGCCATCTCTGTTTTGATCTTGTTCGCCGT GTACCATTGTTTGATCAAATGGACGAAAGAATGCTTGACGCCATCTGCGAGAGACTAAAACCAGCATTATGTACGGAAGGAACGTTTCTTGTAAGAGAAGGCGACCCGGTTAACGAAATGCTTTTCATCATTAGAGGTCATCTTGATTCCTACACAACCAATGGAGGCAGAACAGGATTCTTTAACTCTTGTCTCATAGGACCAGGTGATTTCTGTGGCGAAGAGTTGCTTACATGGGCATTAGATCCTCGGCCCGTTGTGATCTTACCGTCTTCCACACGCACAGTTAAAGCCATTTGTGAAGTTGAAGCCTTTGCATTGAAAGCTGAAGATTTGCAGTTTGTGGCTTCACAGTTTAGAAGATTACATACTAAGCAATTGAGACATAAGTTTCGATTTTATTCGCATCAATGGAGGACTTGGGCGGCTTGTTTTATACAAGCTGCTTGGAGACGGCACAAGAAGAGGAAAGACAAGAGTGAGCTTAGGGCAAAAGAAGAGTTTCATTATAGGTTCGAGGCTGCGACGGCTAGGCTAGCCGTGAACAGCAGGAAGTTCACGCGTAGTGGTTCGGATTCTGGTATGATGTCTTCGATTCAAAAGCCAGTAGAACCAGATTTTTCTAGTGAATGA